The following coding sequences lie in one Treponema socranskii subsp. buccale genomic window:
- a CDS encoding methylated-DNA--[protein]-cysteine S-methyltransferase: protein MIYTASYSSPLGDMLLAVKDGALVGLWFEGQKYYGAAISEAVPKDDDKTSVKVKRWLDRYFAGKRPDAAELALAPAGSDFRQAVWAVLRKIPYGKTISYGDIARTLAKRKGFGQVSARAVGGAVAHNPVSVIIPCHRVVGSDGKLTGYAGGIDKKIKLLELEGVDVKLFKDVRRTSDGAL from the coding sequence ATGATATACACGGCATCTTATTCGTCGCCGCTCGGCGATATGCTTTTAGCGGTAAAGGACGGAGCGCTCGTCGGACTGTGGTTCGAAGGGCAAAAATATTACGGCGCGGCGATTTCGGAGGCGGTGCCGAAAGACGACGATAAAACATCGGTCAAAGTAAAACGTTGGCTCGATCGATATTTTGCGGGGAAAAGACCGGATGCGGCTGAACTCGCGCTCGCTCCGGCAGGAAGCGATTTTCGGCAGGCGGTGTGGGCCGTCCTCCGAAAGATTCCGTACGGTAAAACGATTTCCTACGGCGATATCGCCCGAACGCTTGCAAAACGCAAAGGGTTTGGGCAGGTATCGGCGCGCGCGGTCGGAGGAGCGGTTGCGCATAATCCCGTTTCCGTAATCATACCGTGCCACAGAGTCGTCGGATCGGACGGAAAGCTGACCGGTTATGCCGGCGGTATCGATAAAAAAATAAAACTTCTTGAGCTGGAAGGTGTCGATGTGAAACTTTTTAAAGATGTCCGGCGCACTTCCGACGGAGCTTTATGA